AGGTAGACATAAAAAGATGTGGGAAAGCAACAAActcataaataatttatttcagcaAATGAAGATCAACATTTCAGCaaactgcttaaaaaaaaactaaagtgaTCATGGTGGCATTGGCTCACAGAACATCTGATGTGGTACATATTTAATCACTGGACTATTTGAACATTCTTGTCACCGGTGGAGTCACAGTCCTGGTCACGAGACACATGAGGACTCGGGAAACGCACTCCAAAACACTTATGTGCCTTCTTTCCAGAAGCTGCTGCTCAACGTAATAGCTGAACTGTATTTCATATCCCTTCTTTTAATCCCTGCACTTATCACTTTAtcacttttatatatttcatcaaactggacttgtGCGTTGCATTCAACCGTTGCTGTTGCATAATTTAGCCATTTTGTAGTCAAGGGTGGATTGAATGAGTGAACAGTTGGATGGTGGAAGATGTTTTCTATACAAAAGTAAATATTAGAACAAAATCTTGTCGGTCTTGTTATAATCTCTAAGATTCActggtgacgtcttcagatgtcttgttttgtccaatcaacagtccaaaatactTTATGTTCTTTATGACCACCAGTAGActgccagctaatgtcaatcaaacactgacacaacCCCAAGCTGACTGGgcaaaaaggagcatttctgatatttcctccttttttcctcattctaataatacaaaactactaacaatatattttaataaacatgttgcCATTATTTTTGACCGCAAACAGggataattaaatgtgatttcatttgttatttatgatgtttctttttattgaaacccaaaaaactaacaaatgtattgtaaaagctgtttgtgaattttatctCCATGTTGAGTTTGAGAAATATAAATTTGAGCTTTAGCATTTAGAATGAACTCTTTCAGTTGTTCTTTCAGGGCATCAAACCTTCACCAAACATTATTTAACAGCAATAACAAGCTGATGTTTATTGTTCCTACACAGAGCTGTCCCCCTCCTCTGATTGGTTCAGTTTCCTCTCAGTCTCTGCACTCTGATTGGACCTCCACACTCCTGCAGacatatgaaataaaaacaaactttggtCAGTTTTAAATTATTGTAGTTTTGTTTCCCTAAAGTTCATGAAAGTAaaggtttggtttggttttcaTGATGTAATGATCTAATTTGGCCACATGAGGGCAACGTCTGAAACATTagctgaaacaaaaccaaaccgCGATCACTGATCATGTACTtgtgcacactcacatgcacacggacatgtacacacagatagaggaacagacacacatagacaaacatacatactgtacatactcaTAAAGactacatgcatgcacacagataCAAAGACCTATAAACATCATGCTGTTTTATCAGTCAGTTTGTGACTCAACTGTCCAGTAATGTGAACACTTGACACTGAGGTCTGAACTTCCTGAGAGGAGGTCAGACATCACACCTCTGAAGTctgcagagaaacagcagcagcattgtTTGTTCAAATGACAGTAAGTTCATGTTCACACGTGAAAGCAGAACTTactatttttacacattcatcGCTCTCACACATTTCAGCCAGCGTTACTTCTTTTTATATCTTTCTAACAACAGAGTAGTTTTTGTTTCCTATACTGCGTCAGACATTTAATTAAAGAGGTAGCAGATCAGAATACACTCATGAGTCTTCTGGAGgacatgaaaaataacatttggtcATTTAGGTATAAGAATTTAAAATTGTAGTAGTGGAATAATCGGTTCAGCaacttttaaatcaaaaatggCAAACAGTGAAAACGACATGCTGTGGTTTCATGGCAGTTAGTGTCTTTCTTGACCTGTAGCAGTAACTTCCTGCAGTCTTGCATGAAAACTCTGTGCTTCATCTCAGAGCTTATAACTCTGCAGTCTGTCAAGTTATGAGATTTAAAGGGATTCAAACCAACTCATGCTCTCAGACTTGTGGCTTGTGTCAGtggaaaacatcaaaacattttcattgtgaatCTGACTCATGCCACATGCAGAGAGAAAACCTCCACTAACTCACACTGATGATTGAGAAGTCTGGAGGCCAcaaagaggtggagagagagcatggatggactgttgtgccAACTTGAGACGAGAATTTATCCCCGCTTTTGATAACGTATGAGGGGAACAGGAGTGACTCTACAGAAACAGCTGCTGAATGCTCAGTGGAGAGAAAAGCAAACTGATCATTAGGAAAACTTCTCTTTATTGACAGGTGGTTGCTGGAGGTTGTAATCCATGATGTGACCGGCTTGGCAGGAAGGACAGAGACGGACCCCACCGGCAGGACAATGAGTAGAATTTATGTCTTTTTTCCTTCACAGTTGACTCCATcacttaccttgcgaggcagctggattcgcaagatcatGCTAGAATCTATcatgtcaggcttcaagttatgagCTTGTGTCCGTAGTACCGttggttcggaccaatcagcgttgtgaatccagctgcctcgcaaggtaagatggtgatagatggtgatacacagatggttcatccaatctCCTGCCAAGTAtgttttttgaaagtgcctgcccttttccgAATAGTTTCCTtggatgacttctcagatggttctgtctaataaaccatctgagaagtccATCTGGCATCAGGTTACTGCATCACATgctgaaggaaaagagagagctGAACTCAGGTCACGCCGGTCTTACACACCATAGATGCTCCTCCGGAAAATCCTGCCCAGGTCCCTCgcatagaaatcagtccacaggctgatATACCAAAGTCGGAGAAGTTCTCAATTTTTTAAGTACAGTTACAacctgttcactcattggcatGATTAATAAATTGTAAGTTGCTTCATAACTCTTatatatagaacctttaaacctgcattaactaaTCTTTTGGCctcttgggggcagcagaaacaagtagtgaacacaacactgacatattatcattttttaagttgATCCGTTGAACTTGTTgacaaacagttgcttatttccacatccagcagttacggaacaacattatcattcatctgaAGATGTGTTTCtatccacctggtgaatgtaagtccaatattcactctcctttagctctgtttttgctctctaccaactcctgagggaaatatctggctctttagctgctaaatgctccactatgttcaccagctagtctacagcttTCTCTGAGGTGTTAGCTACATCCATTACATAATAATGATGATCAAGTTTAGATGTACATGCGCAGTTTTATGACTTAGTTGGTGCGACACCCTTTGACAATGTCACTCAGACTGACATCAGTAATGGGAGTGCCCATGCAGAGGGCTGAGGCAGaactttgtaatgtgaacacAGTATTTCCACTATTTAACTCACAATGTATAACAATAATTTCCAATTCAGCTTTAGAGTAACATTGTTTTAAGAAGATGTTACTGGAAACAGTCTTGGGGTGTATTCTGCAGTTAGAGATGTTATTTAAATGCTcctcaaacattttctttctcttagaCATCTGGAGAATGTTTTACATGCTTTGTTTATCTCGGGTCTCAACTCCTGCAACTCCTGTTATTTGGAAGTCGGTCAGTCTTCTCAGTCTCACCTGCAGCtggttcaaaatgcagcagtgaGATTCCTCACTGGTACCAAGAGAGACCACATCTCCCCGATACTGGCCTCCCTCCACTGGTTACCAGTGAAATATAGAATAGATTTTAAGattctttattaatttttaaagggaacatattgtgctttctgtggttttctgttctttatatactgttatgatgtcagatatctatctTAAACGTGGTTAAAGTTCCAAAACGTGAagttaatgtatgtagaaatgctccaaCTTGCTCTGAACTCTTTGTGACGTTTTCTactgggctcatcaggagggggatCTTATAGAGACAGGAgataaaatggcctgtttcagacagaggctgaactgaaaggctgcataaagagccagcataagataaataaggagtttctTGAATTGTAAATCTTGCAAATGTATTACAATAGAGCCAGAATataatatagacctggaaatgtacataatatgtcccctttaaagctATGAATGGTTTGGCACCAGCCTACATTTCTGATCGAGCCCTCAGACCCTCTGATCAGTTACTCAACGTTCTCAGTGCAGTTGATCATCTATAATGATGATTATGTTAATAAGCTCCAAACACTCTTCTTTTAGTAGAGAAGTGTTTGAAGACAAACAACTTTATGTGAAATCGAACAACTCTTGTGTACTTGTTCTTATGAGGTGCTGACTCACATGTAGACATAAAAAGATATGAGGAAGTAGCACAAAGTAGCAATAAAGGGTCAATGTTTCTGCAAACTGCATCAGAGTTATGAATGTGCTGTTTTCctatttttgaaatataaaccttgtagggctgcaactaaagattaatttcatttaaagttGATCCGCTAATTATTCTCTTATttcgtctataaaatgtcagaaaatatccCATGGTgatatattaaaatgtcttgttttgtccgatcaactgtccaaaatccaaagaaacTTAGAAATTTaccatcatgtatgacacagaaaagcatcaaattcgcacatttgagaagctgcaaccagcacatttgtcatttctgctgaacaaaatgactaaaatgattattttatgatGAAAATAGTTGCACTAATCATTACAGCTCTTAAGTCTTGCATGTATTTGCAGGTCAACTCAGACCTGCAGTAGAAAGAGAAACTGATAGTGAGGagagcagaggtgtgtgtgtgtgtgtgtgtgtgtgtgtgtgtgtgtatgtgtgtgtgtgtgtgtgtgtgtgtgtgtgtgtgtgtgtgtgtgtgtgtgtgtgtgtgtgtgtgtaggtattACCCAGGTCCAGTCCCACAGTGCTGTTCAGTCGACTGGGAGGGAAGCTCCTGCCCGGCATGCTGTGTGTGCTCCTGGAGACGGGAATCTGCAGCGTCAGGTCGCTGGTGGACGACGGCTTCTGTCTCACCAGAGCGTTAGTGGGGTACAGGAACTGAGCGTACGACACCGACTGAGacgggaagagagagagaaagagagggaatgaggaggatctgaacacatgaaacGCTCTGCGATCATAACAACATCTACCCTCATGTGTGTTTATCTACCCTGCCGTTGGTGTCCAGTTGGAAGCCCTCCAGCCCCGGTAGCATCTCCAGGGTGGTGGAGATGTTCCCGGACGAGTGTCTCCTCCTGGGGTGGTTTAATGTTGGGTCActagagataaagagagagtgGGAGTTAAGGTGAACAGAGTAGTTCTTAACAGCTTGTGATTCAGAAACATTTCTatgactgaaatgtaaaaaaaaacccacaaccACAAGAACACACTTTCACGGTTTCATAGAGCTACGAGCTAAAACTGGAAATGTGATGTTTGAGCTCACTTCCTCTGCGAGTGACAAAATACCAAAGAAGAAGACTGGTGTTACTCGCTTTGCCtccacaactgtgtgtgtgtatgtgtgaatattgAACATGGTATTTGTGTAAGTCTATGTAAGTGTGATGTTTCTACTAATCCGTGTATCCGAGCAGATCCTTGTTTCCTTGCGTACAGCTGTgtgcttggtgtgtgtgtgtgtgtgcttggtgtgtgtgtgtgtgtgtgtgtgtgtgtgtgtgtgtgtgtgtgtgtgtgtgtgctcggtgtgtgtgtgtgacgtgaTGGTAAGCACGTATAAGGGCTGCTGCTGTACATTTCTATCtaaaagactgtgtgtgtgttgttttcctatttttgaaatattaaaccttgtagggctgcaactaaagattaatTTCATAAACAGTTGATCCGCTGATTATTCTCTTATttcgtctataaaatgtcagaaaatatccCATAGTgatatattaaaatgtcttgttttgtccgatcaacagtccaaaatccaaagaaacTTAGAAATTTAacatcatgtatgacacagaaagcatcaaattctcacattttagaagctgcaaccagcacatttgtcatttctgctgaacaaaatgactaaaatgattatttgattatgaaaatagttgcacTAATCATTACAGCTCTAAAATCTTGCATGTATTTGCAGGTCAACTCAGACCTGCAGTAGAAAGAGAAACTGAtggtgagctg
This window of the Thunnus albacares chromosome 5, fThuAlb1.1, whole genome shotgun sequence genome carries:
- the LOC122982006 gene encoding CDK5 and ABL1 enzyme substrate 2-like isoform X4 produces the protein MLPGLEGFQLDTNGRSVSYAQFLYPTNALVRQKPSSTSDLTLQIPVSRSTHSMPGRSFPPSRLNSTVGLDLGVWRSNQSAETERKLNQSEEGDSSV
- the LOC122982006 gene encoding CDK5 and ABL1 enzyme substrate 2-like isoform X5; the encoded protein is MLPGLEGFQLDTNGRSVSYAQFLYPTNALVRQKPSSTSDLTLQIPVSRSTHSMPGRSFPPSRLNSTVGLDLGVWRSDQSAETDRRLNQSEEGDSSV
- the LOC122982006 gene encoding CDK5 and ABL1 enzyme substrate 2-like isoform X6, which codes for MLPGLEGFQLDTNGRSVSYAQFLYPTNALVRQKPSSTSDLTLQIPVSRSTHSMPGRSFPPSRLNSTVGLDLGVWRSNQSAETDRRLNQSEEGDSSV